CTCGAGGCCGGGGTGCCGGTGCTCACCCCCGCGACGCTGCGCGACGAGGCCGTCCAGCAGCAGCTGCGCGACCTCGCCCCCGATGCCGCGCCCGTGGTCGCCTACGGCAACCTCGTCCCCGCCGCGGCGCTGGACATCCCCCGCCACGGCTGGGTGAACCTGCACTTCTCACTGCTGCCCGCCTGGCGCGGCGCCGCCCCCGCGCAGCGCGCCGTGCTCTCCGGGGAGCACGGGACCGGCATGAGCGTGTTCCGCCTCGAGAAGGGCCTGGACACCGGTGACGTCATCGCCACTGCCCCCACCACGATCGGGGAGTTCGAGACCTCCGGCGAGCTGCTGGACCGCATGGCCGAGGACGGTGCCTCGCTGCTTCTCGAGGCCCTCGATGCGCTCGAGGACGGGACAGCGACCTTCACCCCGCAGGACCACGACGCCGCCACCCACGCCGCGAAGCTCACCCCGGCCGAGGCCCGCATCGACTGGACCCGGCCCGCGAGCGAGGTGGGCGCGCTGATCCGCGGCATGAGCCCGCAGCCCGGGGCATGGACCCTGCTGGACGGAGCCCGCACCAAGCTCCTCGGCATCGAGGCGATCCAGGACGCCTCGCGCGGCGCCGTCGGCCCCCTCGCCCCCGGCGAGATCGGCGCGACCAAGCGCCAGGTCCTCGTCGGGACCGGCACCGACCTGATCGCGGTCGCGACCCTCGCCCCCGCGGGGAAGAAGGCGATGCGCGCGGCCGACTGGGCGCGGGGCGCGAGTCTCGCCCCCCACACACGATTCGAGACCGAGCAGGACGGAGAGCGCGCATGAGCGAGCAGCGAGGCGGCGGCCGCGACGACCGCCGCGGCGGAGGCAGGCGCGACGATCGCCAGGGCGGCCGACGCGACGACCGCTCGGGCGGCCGGCGCGACGACGGCTCCCGCCGGGGCCGCGACGCGCAGGGCCACGAGCGCTCCGGCGCCCGCGGCCGGGGCGAGCAGCGCCGCGGCTGGTCCTCCTCCCGCCCCTCCGAGCGCTCCCGCGCCTCCACCCCCTCCCGCCAGGTCGCCTTCGAGGGCATGAGCCTGGTGGGCGAGGAGGACTCCTACGCGAACCTCGTCCTCCCGAAGCTCCTGCGCTCCTACCGCCTCTCCGGCCGCGACGCCGCGTTCACGACCGAGCTGTTCTACGGCACCCTGCGCGCCCAGGGCCGCCTCGACGCGATCCTGCAGGCCTGCGTGGACCGGCCGCTGGAGAAGGTCGAGCCCGCCCTGCTGGACGTGCTGCGGCTCGGTGCCTACCAGCTGCTGGACATGACCGTCGCCCCGCATGCCGCGACCTCTGAGACCGTGGCCCTGGCCCGCGCGGAGGTCGGCGCGGGCCCGGCGAGCTTCGTCAACGCCGTGCTGCGCCGCGTGGGGGAGAAGGACCTCGAGACCTGGATCGCCGAGGTCGCCCCTGACCGCGCCACCGATCCCACCGGCCACCTCGCCGTCGTCCACTCCCATCCCCGCTGGGTGGTGCGGGCGCTGTCGGACGCGCTGGCCGGCCACGGCCGCTCCCGCGACGAGATCGACGAGCTGCTCGCCGCGCAGAACGCCGCCCCCGCCGTGTCGCTCGTGATGCGGCCGGGACTGACCGACCTCGACGAGCTCATCGACCACGGCGCGAGCGAGGGCCGCCTCAGCGTCTTCGCCGCGTCCTGGCCCTCCGGCGATCCCGGCGGCATGGACCTGGTCAAGCAGGGCCGCGTCGCCGTGCAGGACGAGGGCAGCCAGCTCGCCGCCCTCTCCCTCGCCCTCGGCGCGGACGACCTCGTCCTCGCCGACGACGCGCACTGGCTCGACCTGTGCGCCGGCCCCGGCGGGAAGACCGCGCTGTTGGGCGGGCTGACCGTCGACCACGACGCCGACCTCCTCGCCGTCGAGCTGCAGGAGCATCGCACCGCGCTCGTGGACCGGGCCGTCG
This genomic interval from Brachybacterium aquaticum contains the following:
- the fmt gene encoding methionyl-tRNA formyltransferase yields the protein MRLLFAGTPEAALPSLRTLLDSRHEVVGVLTRADAPSGRGRKLTPSPVKALALEAGVPVLTPATLRDEAVQQQLRDLAPDAAPVVAYGNLVPAAALDIPRHGWVNLHFSLLPAWRGAAPAQRAVLSGEHGTGMSVFRLEKGLDTGDVIATAPTTIGEFETSGELLDRMAEDGASLLLEALDALEDGTATFTPQDHDAATHAAKLTPAEARIDWTRPASEVGALIRGMSPQPGAWTLLDGARTKLLGIEAIQDASRGAVGPLAPGEIGATKRQVLVGTGTDLIAVATLAPAGKKAMRAADWARGASLAPHTRFETEQDGERA
- a CDS encoding RsmB/NOP family class I SAM-dependent RNA methyltransferase, with the protein product MSEQRGGGRDDRRGGGRRDDRQGGRRDDRSGGRRDDGSRRGRDAQGHERSGARGRGEQRRGWSSSRPSERSRASTPSRQVAFEGMSLVGEEDSYANLVLPKLLRSYRLSGRDAAFTTELFYGTLRAQGRLDAILQACVDRPLEKVEPALLDVLRLGAYQLLDMTVAPHAATSETVALARAEVGAGPASFVNAVLRRVGEKDLETWIAEVAPDRATDPTGHLAVVHSHPRWVVRALSDALAGHGRSRDEIDELLAAQNAAPAVSLVMRPGLTDLDELIDHGASEGRLSVFAASWPSGDPGGMDLVKQGRVAVQDEGSQLAALSLALGADDLVLADDAHWLDLCAGPGGKTALLGGLTVDHDADLLAVELQEHRTALVDRAVASLREAGCEIETRTADGTTIGAELPGRFSRILVDVPCSGLGALRRRPEARWRRTPGDIGHLTTIQRDLLGSALDAAAPGGVVAYVTCSPHLAETRLIVADVLKTRDDAEQLDARPAVREAILPKAKNSAELGEGPSVQLWPHVHGTDAMYISLLRKLPLPSDTAPTEEGTPAS